The following are from one region of the Pygocentrus nattereri isolate fPygNat1 chromosome 20, fPygNat1.pri, whole genome shotgun sequence genome:
- the spaw gene encoding southpaw, translating into MGRMAFLPALVFALAGLGCMGIQRKTKPRSGLSKATSEGYSVAAHHPYRYPLYMMQLYRDYKTVDAEKSSTARDARPSLHQSDSVLSLVAKDCQQIGERWTVTFDLSSLSSSEEIQLCELRFRVPAFAASKRAVVDLYHSRQDDCEPDVEHCREEPIFLGTIKPTAVDTTSSSSWRVFNVTALLTYWLRRESSEEPSQTDRFPHGEYSTSEQEEEAEVGVEDAVEGSGGDAVEPVPVKHRSVWTRKIRHPTANRVMVVVFSKSTQARGQVRAPTLLRAVEHSKYVVLQRPGDVTQNRRHKRNRLEMDHFRPVLGEGVTGSPAVSAQRPLCRRVDMWVDFDQIGWNEWIVHPKRYNAFRCEGECPIPLDESFKPTNHAYMQSLLKLYHPERVTCPSCVPTRLSSLSMLYYEGDDVVLRHHEDMVVEECGCH; encoded by the exons ATGGGTCGGATGGCATTTCTTCCCGCTTTGGTATTTGCTCTAGCAGGCCTCGGCTGCATGGGGATCCAGCGCAAGACAAAACCTCGTTCAGGGCTTTCTAAGGCAACCAGTGAAGGGTATAGTGTTGCTGCGCACCATCCCTACAGGTACCCATTGTACATGATGCAGCTCTATCGAGACTACAAAACTGTGGACGCAGAGAAGAGCAGCACAGCCAGGGATGCCAGACCAAGTCTTCATCAGTCAGACTCTGTGCTTAGTCTGGTCGCTAAAG ACTGTCAACAGATAGGTGAGAGATGGACGGTCACTTTCGACCTGTCCTCCCTTTCGTCCAGTGAAGAAATTCAGCTTTGTGAGCTTCGCTTCCGCGTACCCGCGTTCGCCGCGTCCAAGCGGGCAGTCGTGGATCTCTACCACTCTCGCCAAGACGACTGCGAGCCAGACGTCGAGCATTGCCGTGAAGAGCCCATCTTTCTCGGGACCATAAAGCCCACAGCCGTCGACAcaacctcctcctcctcctggcGAGTTTTCAACGTGACGGCTCTGCTCACGTACTGGCTGCGTCGAGAAAGCAGCGAGGAGCCGAGTCAAACTGACCGCTTCCCTCACGGTGAGTATTCCACATCAGAACAAGAGGAGGAGGCGGAGGTGGGAGTAGAGGACGCCGTGGAGGGGAGTGGAGGAGATGCGGTCGAGCCTGTACCAGTAAAGCACCGCAGCGTCTGGACGCGCAAGATCCGCCACCCCACCGCAAACAGGGTCATGGTCGTAGTGTTTTCGAAGAGCACGCAGGCTCGAGGTCAGGTGCGCGCCCCCACTCTACTCCGCGCAGTGGAACACTCCAAGTACGTCGTCCTGCAGCGCCCCGGTGACGTCACCCAGAACCGTCGGCACAAGCGGAACCGACTAGAGATGGACCATTTTAGGCCGGTCCTCGGTGAAGGCGTGACTGGCTCTCCTGCGGTGTCCGCGCAGAGACCGCTGTGCAGGCGAGTGGACATGTGGGTGGACTTCGACCAGATCGGCTGGAATGAATGGATCGTGCACCCCAAGCGATACAATGCGTTCCGCTGCGAAGGGGAATGTCCCATTCCGCTGGATGAATCCTTCAAGCCCACCAATCACGCCTACATGCAG agTCTCCTGAAACTCTATCATCCGGAGCGGGTCACCTGTCCGTCCTGCGTGCCCACTCGTCTCAGCTCGCTCTCTATGTTATATTACGAGGGCGATGACGTGGTTCTGCGCCACCATGAGGACATGGTTGTAGAGGAGTGTGGCTGCCACTGA
- the sftpbb gene encoding surfactant protein Bb has product MLLGSAAICLLALASVLPAGQARIIGPHSPPLKTSSLSMAENTCNDCTKIIEVFLDMLSKPDTQGLIRDSVIQLCGRLPGTTAITDCIEKVKTYLPVVIKGLISFATHKEGDICMVLGLCTVQQESKTPGVLHVSLEAGGFLQAQPSTGTSHEVQISPQCTFCLFIIKKLEDMLPKERTEKSIVEALEKICSYLPEHYKEQCNNFLETYGKQIIDFLLTSATPHTICMLLHLCLVQQRPAMVPYLPSDCQSCKTLVILTQIGLGQNATEHQTSSMLWKTCLHHPNALPGCELFIQRHGLALVRILGKQDEAVTACQEFFCKALE; this is encoded by the exons ATGCTGCTGGGATCTGCTGCGATATGTCTGCTCGCCCTTGCGAGTGTTCTGCCAGCAG GACAAGCAAGAATCATAGGACCCCACTCTCCACCACTGAAAACGTCCAGCCTCTCAATG GCTGAAAACACTTGCAATGACTGCACCAAGATCATAGAGGTTTTTTTGGACATGCTCTCCAAGCCAGACACACAG GGGCTGATCAGAGACTCTGTGATTCAGCTTTGTGGTCGTCTTCCAGGGACAACAGCCATTACTGACTGTattgaaaaagtgaaaacataTCTGCCAGTTGTCATAAAAGGTTTAATTTCCTTTGCT ACACATAAAGAGGGTGACATCTGCATGGTGCTTGGACTGTGTACAGTCCAGCAAGAAAGCAAAACACCAGGGGTGCTTCATGTTAGCCTGGAAGCAGGTGGTTTCCTCCAAGCACAGCCTTCAACAGGGACTAGTCATGAG GTGCAAATCAGTCCCCAgtgcacattttgtctttttatcaTCAAAAAATTGGAAGATATGTTGCCAAAGGAGAGAACTGAA AAAAGTATAGTGGAGGCTCTGGAGAAAATCTGCAGCTACTTGCCTGAGCACTACAAAGAGCAGTGCAACAACTTCCTGGAAACATATGGCAAACAGATCATTGACTTCCTGCTCACCTCTGCCACTCCACATACGATATGCATGCTGCTACACTTGTGTCTTGTACAGCAGAGACCTGCTATGG TGCCCTACCTGCCATCGGACTGTCAGTCCTGTAAAACACTGGTGATCCTGACCCAGATTGGCCTGGGCCAGAACGCTACTGAGCATCAGACCTCCTCTATGCTCTGGAAGACATGCCTTCACCACCCTAACGCACTTCCAGGG TGTGAACTGTTTATTCAGCGTCATGGCCTGGCACTAGTGAGGATTCTGGGAAAACAAGACGAAGCCGTAACTGCATGCCAG gagttctTCTGTAAGGCACTTGAATAG